The nucleotide sequence TAGTGTTATCAATTACACCCCTTGGCTTTACAAAAACTTTGTAAGATATCACTTTGACTCTCTCTTGAGTATTACATGCTTATTTTTTGTAcgtgggtcaaatataatacgtttcgtgcttatttttacgTGCGTTTCCGGTTGTCTACGCTTTCGTGTTTGTCTTTATGTACGctttcagttggtctacgttttgtcatatataatatgttttcactAGACGGCATATAAGttcgagttactttacgtttcaaCGCTGTCGCAACGCGCGATaccattctttaacttaaaaGAATACTATTTTCTTAAGTGCTTTATTTAAATACGTTTCAGTATAAATCtaagttggtttacgttttgacgtaaattatTCTCGGTAGTGAGATAAGTCATATATAATATTTTTCCCATTTTGTGtatgttttcagttggtctacgttttgatgtAAGTTTTGTTCGAAAACAAGTCTGGTCTGATAATTGACGATAcaattcaaatttcttttaagttttgACGTCGTGGCAACGCAGTACCGGTCAAAATACTAGTTGATAAATAATACGAGGGACCTTGCTTAAAATGCGCCGGGAGCGCACTACGCTCCTTCATCCTCTCCTTCATTCATTCACAGTGTTCACTGACCTCACATTCTCTCTCTATATACGTATGCATCTATACATACACAACACAATCATCATAAATAAACCCATATAAAATAAACCTCCGTGTCTCATTGCATTTGCTTCCAAGAAACACCAATCGTAAATACACCCAGATCAGCTCAGTCAAATCTTCCACATTCAGCCGTCAACCGAACGCTTAGGAGCTCGTATTTATTACCTGTTCcctcaattatatatataaaaatatatacatacattgtATCATCACATAGCTGGAGTATTAATGGATCCACCAATAATCAACGAGACCTCATTCTCAGCTGCCAATCCTTCTTCTTACAGTTTAACTGAGATTTGGCCCTTTTCGAACATCAATGGCGGTGCAAATGAGGGTTTAGGGCTCAAAGTTAACAGCTTTATTAGTGGGTTTGGGGAAAATGAGGAATCTTCTGTGACAGATCAGAGTGGCGGTCGTAGGAAACAAAGGGATGCTCATTCTGAAGATGAATCTTCAAAGATTGTGTCTACTAGTAGCAACAATGATTTGGTATTTTCTAAATTTACCCatactgtttttatttttatttttttattttttttatggaATTCTTGTTCTTGAATTGAAATTAGGGATTTATGTGATGATTATGTTATATTATGGTTGTGTTTGTTATGCTGATTTTTGTTATAATATAGATCTAGATGAGGTATTTTAGATCAGCAAACATTTGGCTATTGctatttgaattaaaaaaaaattatttttttattgaaGATTCTTTGTTGAGAGCTTTTTTCTTAATTTTATATGCAAATAGAGAAGCTTGAATGGAAAAAGAATGAAGGTGTCTGGATCGAAAGACGAATTGGGCGGTTTGAAAGTTGACGGTGAAGGGAGTTCGGGATCGCGTAGTAAGGGTGTAGCTGAGCAAAGTGGTAAACCGAATGAACCGCCTAAAGATTATATCCATGTTAGAGCAAGAAGGGGTCAAGCTACTGATAGCCATAGTCTTGCCGAGCGAGTAATTACTTTCACGTCTTAATGAATTAatatatgttttaattaatatgTTTCTTTAATCAGTACCGATGACATAAACTTATGAACTCGTTTGTTTTCAGGCTAGGAGAGAAAAGATTAGTGAAAGGATGAAGATTCTTCAAGATTTGGTCCCGGGGTGTAATAAGGTGTGCATCCGTGTcgtttttgtgtttgttttttttgtATATATGTTTGTTAAGATGAGCTGAATCCTTAAGTACACAAAAAAGGTTATTTAATTTGAATGTTTCCTCAAATTCTgataaattggttttaaaaatTAGGCAATTCAAATATTGTTTGGTATGTGATTGTTGATATTTTTCTTGATTACTATGAAggcaatatttttttttttttttttttttgtgttatcTATTAGGTTATAGGAAAAGCACTTGTACTTGATGAAATAATCAACTACATCCAGTCTCTACAACATCAAGTTGAGGTACTTCTTTCAACGTATTTTGGTTCCAATTTAATAATTAC is from Helianthus annuus cultivar XRQ/B chromosome 9, HanXRQr2.0-SUNRISE, whole genome shotgun sequence and encodes:
- the LOC110879750 gene encoding transcription factor bHLH79 isoform X2 is translated as MDPPIINETSFSAANPSSYSLTEIWPFSNINGGANEGLGLKVNSFISGFGENEESSVTDQSGGRRKQRDAHSEDESSKIVSTSSNNDLRSLNGKRMKVSGSKDELGGLKVDGEGSSGSRSKGVAEQSGKPNEPPKDYIHVRARRGQATDSHSLAERARREKISERMKILQDLVPGCNKVIGKALVLDEIINYIQSLQHQVEFLSMKLEAVNTRMNSPIEGFPTKELGPPPFDAAGLLFGSQAAREFGQESQPEWLHMQLGSSFERAT
- the LOC110879750 gene encoding transcription factor bHLH79 isoform X1; this translates as MDPPIINETSFSAANPSSYSLTEIWPFSNINGGANEGLGLKVNSFISGFGENEESSVTDQSGGRRKQRDAHSEDESSKIVSTSSNNDLRSLNGKRMKVSGSKDELGGLKVDGEGSSGSRSKGVAEQSGKPNEPPKDYIHVRARRGQATDSHSLAERARREKISERMKILQDLVPGCNKVIGKALVLDEIINYIQSLQHQVEFLSMKLEAVNTRMNSPIEGFPTKEQLGPPPFDAAGLLFGSQAAREFGQESQPEWLHMQLGSSFERAT